The DNA region GAAGCCGCCCGTCAAGCAGGATTGCAGTTCTAACAGTTGGACATGCTCAGCAAACACAGCGATGGGACGCTTCATTAAAACTCCAAGGCTCCGTATACCGACGGAACTGGAGCTCAAGGAGAAGCTAGTGTACGTTGGTCGGACAGCAAAAGTTGTTGCCGGAGGACGTCGCTTCAGCTTCACTGCCCTTGTCGTCGTCGGTGACGGTAAGGGGCACGTAGGGTTCGGGATGGGAAAGGCAGGTGAAGTTACAGATGCTGTTGCTAAGGCGACAGAAGCCGCCCGGAAAAGCATCATCAAGGTCCAACTCTCCGGGAGCACGATTCCACACGAAGTCTACGCCAAGTACAAGGCCGCTAAAGTACTGTTGCGTCCGGCTGCCCGAGGTACAGGTGTAATTGCCGCAGGTGGGGTCAGGGCTGTGTTAGAGCTAGCTGGAGTACAGGATGTGCTGACGAAGTGTCTCGGCTCAACAAACCCCCACAATGTCGTCAAGGCAACCCTTAAGGCTCTCATGATGTTAGAGGACGCCCACTCTGTGGCACGACGCCTTGGGATACCGGTTGAGAAGTTACTCCATAGTCGAGGCCGTGATGGGAGTCAAGCTCAAGATAACGCAGGTGCGTAGTATCATCGGCGCGAATGAAAAACAGAAGCGTACAATCCGGGCCTTGGGACTGGGACGTCCCAACTGGAGTGTCGTGCAACCGAAGAATCCTCAAATTGAGGGTATGATTGCCGTAGTGAAGCATCTGGTGCGAGTGGAGGAGGTTAAGGAGGGAACAGAATGACAGCTCTCCATATCGGCTCCCTTCGCCCAGCACACGGATCGCGCAAGCGCCCAAAGCGCGTCGGACGCGGCGTCGGCTCTGGACACGGCCGGACAGCAACGCGAGGACACAAAGGGCACAAATCTCGGTCCGGCTTCTCGCAGCCTCCAGGCTTCGAGGGCGGGCAGATGCCCTTGCACCGTCGGGTGCCGAAGCGTGGCTTCCGCAACCCGCTACGCATGGAGTACCAGGAGGTCAACGTCGGACGGTTGCAGGAGCTCGTGGATCAGGGGCGCCTGAGCCCAGGAACTGTTGTTACCCCGGAACTGCTCTACGAGCTCCGTATCATACGCAGTAGGAGGCCTGTCAAAATTCTAGGCGATGGCGAGCTACAGACGGCCTTGGAAGTACATGCCCACCACTTTTCTGCAACTGCCCAACAGAAAATTATGTCGGCCGGCGGAAAGGTAGTCCTCCATGGCACGGTTCGTTGAGACACTGCGGAATATCTGGCATATCGAAGAGCTACGCCAGCGCATTCTCTTCACGCTAGGGGTTCTCATCGTTGTTCGTATAGGCAGCCATATCACGCTGCCAGGCATTGATGTCCAAGCCCTCCAGCAGGTTGCTGGACTGGGCATGGATAATACCCTCTTTGGGCTCTACGACCTCTTTGTTGGGGGAGCCTTCTCGAATGCCGCTGTCTTCGCTCTCGGCATCATGCCGTACATCTCTGCCTCAATTATCCTTCAGTTGGCTGCGGTCGTCATCCCAGAAGTCCAGCGTCTCCAGCGTGAAGGCGAAGAGGGACGTCGCAAAATCAACCAGTATACCCGTGTCTTGACGGTCTTCATCGCCGCTCTACAGGCATGGGGTGTCAGCATCAAGTTATCTAGCATGCAGGTACCCAATGGCGGCCCTGTCGTTCCCCATCCAGGAATCGGCTTCACTCTCAGCGCCATCGTGTTCATGACTGCTGGGACCATCTTCCTTATGTGGCTCGGGGAACAGATTACAGAGCGGGGAATTGGCAACGGCATCTCGCTGATCCTCTTCATCGGGATTATTGCTGCACTACCGGTGGCAATTGCCCAGGAAATCCAGCTTATCAGCGTCGGCTCTCGACTGTGGGTAACTGACATCATCCTCTTGGCCCTGTTGGCTGGGATTGTAACGGCTGTGGTCTACGTTACCCAAGGTATTCGACGCATCCCTGTGCAGTATGCCCGCCGCGTAGTAGGCCGCAAGGTATACGGCGGGACAACCCAATATCTGCCCCTACGTGTCAATTCCGCAGGCGTAATGCCGATCGTGTTTGCACAGGCAATCCTCTTCATCCCTGCGACCATCTACACCTTCTTCCCCGAAAGCCGACTCTTGGAAACTCTTGCTGCTCTGTTCAGTGAGCGCTCCTTCCTGTATGCAATCCTGTACAGTGTCATGATCATCTTCTTCGCCTACTTCTACACGGCCATTGTGTTCAACCCACGGGAGGTTGCAGACACAATCAAGAAGCAAGGCGGCTTCATTCCTGGCATTCGTCCAGGAGCCCCAACTGCTGAGTACATAGACCGAGTCCTAACGAGGATCACGTTGCCGGGAGCGCTCTTCCTGGCTGTTGTAGCCATCCTCCCGGTCTTTGTACACAATGTGCTGAGTGTCCCCTCTGAGTTAGCCTCATTCTTTGGAGGGACAAGTCTCCTCATCATCGTTGGGGTTGCCCTCGATACACTGCAGCAGATTGAGTCACATCTACTCATGCGACACTACGACGGATTCATGAAGAGTGGCCGGCTCCGAGGCCGAGGCGTCGGCGTAGTCCGTGGCTACTGATGAGGTCTTTCCCGGCAATATTGACCTCCAGGTACCAAGGCCTAGAGCAGGCAGCCCACGTACTCTCCACCGTGCTACAGCAGATCCGCAAAGAGCTTCATCCAGGAAAAAGCACGCTAGAACTGGACCAGCTTGCGGAAGAGCTAATACGCTCTCAGGGCGCAGAACCCGCCTTCAAGGGGTACGTAGTAGAAGGACGTCGCTACCACTATACCCTCTGCATCTCGATCGACCACGAGGTCGTACACGGAATGCCAAGCGCTGAACGGCGACTTCAAGAAGGGCAGCTCGTTTCCATAGACTGCGGAGTCCGAAAGGGAAGCTACTACGCCGACGCTGCCTTCACCGTTGGGATTGGCTCCATCTCCGCAGAGGCAGAGTGCCTTCTCAAAGTGACGGAGGAGGCTTTATGGTTAGGGATAGAGCAAGCAACGCCAGGCAACCGCGTCTACGATATCGCGGCTGCAATTCAGCAGCACGTCGAGCGTCACAATTGCTCCGTCATACGGGAGCTTACGGGCCATGGGATTGGTCGGCGCCTCCATGAGGCACCATCAATCCCAAACTTTGTCCCAACAGGCAACCTACGGTGGCGCTTCCCGAACGAGCGTCTGCGTTCGGGCCAAGCGATCGCCATCGAACCTATGGTTGCTGTAGGCCTACCCGATGTTCGTGTTGCTGCCGATGGATGGACTGTCTACACTGCTGATGGCTCATTGGCGGCACACTTCGAACATACTGTCCTGGTAGCGTCGCCCCCAATCGTTTTGACTCACTGGTAAGTCATGCCGAAGGAACAGCCGATCCGTGTTGACGGTGTTGTCGAAGAGACGTTGCCAGGAACACAGTTCGTTGTCAGGTTGGACAACGGTCATAAAGTGATTGCCCACATCTCTGGCAAGATGCGACTGCACTACATCAAGATCCTGCCAGGAGACCGTGTCACACTGGAGCTATCCCCCTACGACTTGACGAAGGGACGCATCATCTACCGGTACAAGTAGGAACAGGGTCCGAGTAAGTGACCATGAAGGTTCAAGCTTCCGTCAAGCGCCGCAGTCCCGACGACAAGGTTGTGCGCCGGAAGGGGCGCATCTACATCATCAACAAGAAGAACCCACGCTTCAAACAGCGGCAAGGTTGAGCTACTGAGGGAAGGGGACACTGATGGCACGCATCGCTGGAGTCGATCTGCCGAAGAATAAGCGAGGCTTCATCGCACTGACCTACATCTACGGTATTGGCCGGACACGGGCGTTAGAGGTATTGCATCGAGCGAACGTGGACCCGATGAAGAAGGTTATGGAGTGGACCGACGAAGAAATCGCCCGTCTTCGCTCGGTCATCCAGGATTACAAAGTAGAAGGGCAGCTCCGAAGCGAAGTCCAAATGAACATCAAGCGTCTCATAGACATCGGCTGCTATCGCGGTCTCCGCCACCGGATGGGGCTGCCCGTCCGAGGACAGCGTACGCGCACAAATGCCCGAACTCGTAAAGGGAAGCGGAAGACGGTCGCTGGAAAGAAGAAGGCCGTCAAGAAGTAGTATCATCAGCACGGGAACGGGACATGCCTGCTCCAAAGGGCAAGCGCACAAAGAAAAAGACTGTTACCGACACCCACGGTCGGGTCTATATCCAGGCTACGTTCAACAACACCATCGTCACGGTTACCGACCCTTACGGCAATGTCCTCACTTGGTCCTCTGGAGGACGAGTCGGATTTCGGGGGACCAAGAAGAGTACCCCCTATGCAGCGCAGTTGGCAGCGGAGCGCGCAGCTAAGGAAGCTTACGACATGGGCCTCCGGAAGGTAGATGTCATCGTCAAAGGGCCTGGGGCTGGTCGGGAATCTGCTATCCGAGCAGTCGCTCAGGCTGGCCTAGAGATCCTCTCGATTGTGGATGCTACTCCAATCCCCCACAACGGCTGCCGGCCACCGAAGCGGCGGCGCGTCTAACGTCTAACGTGATAAGGTACCACTAACCCCCCTCGTGGCAATGGCTACAGAGCTGCTCATGCCAGAGCGTATTCTCATAGACCCCGCTTCCACCCCTACGCACGCTCGTTTCATCCTCCAGCCGTTGGAGCGCGGCTACGGGACGACCCTTGGAAACGCCCTCCGGCGCGTGCTGCTCTCTTCCATACCTGGAGCTGCGATCGTTGGGGTACGAATCAGTGGGGTTCAGCATGAGTTCCAGACCCTGCCCGGAGTCGTCGAGGATGTCATGGAAATCCTGCTCAACCTCAAGCAGGTACGGCTCCGCATGCTGATGCCGGACCGCCCCGTCCGAGTCCGTCTCAACCTGCAAGGGCCAACCGAGTGGACCGCCGCTGACATCCAGCGGGCATCGTCTGAGATCGAAGTGCTCAATCCGGAGCACCACATTGCTACCATAGCTGAGGACGGCAAGATTGAGGCAGAACTGCGTATCGTCCGAGGACGCGGATACGTGCCGTCGGAAGAGATTGTCTTAGAGGACGCTCCAGTAGGGATGCTTGCTATTGATGGGCTCTTCTCCCCTATCCGGCAGGTCGCTTTCCATGTTGAGCCCTTCCGAGTTGGGCGGCGAACGGACTATGACAAACTCGTCCTTGAAGTCCGGACCGACGGCAGTATTACTGCACAGGATGCTGTTCGCCAAGCAGCTCAGCTCCTACAGCAGCACCTGCAGCTCTTCTTCACGATCCCGGCGGTGATGGCTCCAGAAGAAGAGGCTCGTCCCGCTCCAGCTGAAGTAGAAACGACAGGAACAGCCCCTGCAACAGCATTGCTGACAACACCTGTGGAACATCTGGGGCTGAGCGCTCGGACACTCAACCGATTGCTCTCCCTTGGGATCAAGACCGTCAGCGAACTCGTTCGGTGGCAGCCGCAGGAGCTGCAACGCGAGCGAGGTATCGGACCGCGGGCTGTAGAGGAGATCCAGCATGCCCTTGAGCTCTACGGATTACGACTAGGAATGACTCCTGAGGAACTGGAGGAGAAGGCCCGATAAGTCCTACCATGTGGAGAACAGCCGATGCGCCACCGAGATAAGGTCTGGAAGCTCAAACGGACGGCATCCCACCGCAAGGCTCTACTGACCCACTTGGCAACTGCCCTCATCCTGCACAAACGTATTGTAACGACAGAAGCAAAAGCCAAGGCACTACGGCCTTTCGTTGAGCGCCTCATTACCCGTGCCAAGCGGGCTGTCATCCGGGAGCAGCAACAGCAACTGCCCGAAGGGTGGACTGTTGACCTTCATCAACGCCGGATGGTTGGTCGCTTCATTCGCGACAAAAAAGCCATCCAGGAGCTCTTCGGAGCCGTCGCACCGAAAGTGATAGATCGCCCAGGAGGGTATACCCGAATCATCAAGCTGGGAGGCTACCGACGTGGGGACGGCTCCCGAATGGCGATGATAGAGCTGGTTGACTGGGCCGCAACGGAAACTAGCGAGGCCCAAAGCTCAAGAGCCTCTTAGCAGGCTCTTACCAGAGTCCTATGGGGTAAGAGTCGTCCACGCGCGCCTGTATGCTTGTGCCACCTCCGTGGAGCAGTTGCCAGAGACCTCCTATCCGGAGGTTGCCTTCGTCGGGCGTTCTAACGTTGGGAAGTCTTCCCTGTTGAACTCCCTGGTAGCGCAGCGGCGACTGGCTCGCGTGAGTCGAACGCCCGGCTGTACACGTGCGGCAATGTTCTACCTGGTCGAGAACCGGTGGCTATGGGTCGATTTCCCTGGAGTAGGCTATGCAGCAGTCGCACGGACACAGCGCTGGTCGTGGACACAGCTTATTCGCTCGTATCTTAAGCAACGTCAACAACTACGCCTCGTCTGCGTCTTGGTGGATTGCCGACACGACCCGACTCCGTGGGACATGGCAATTATGGAGCTGGCAGAAAACCACCACCGTCCATTCGTCGTTGTGCTAACGAAATGTGACAAGGTGTCACAGGCTGCCGTCCTACAGCGTAAGCAGCAGCTGGAGTCCCTCCTGCAACGCTGCCGGTATGTTGTCGAGGTCTTGCCGACGTCAGCTCGAACAGGTTTGGGGCGGGATGCCCTCTTAGGCATCGCTCGCCGCTACTGCATGGAACCAAGCCTCAGAAGCTGAGATGCAGACGCCGCTGGTTGGAATCGTTATGGGGAGCGAATCTGACCTGGTCGTCATGCAAGAGGCTGCTGCCGTCTGCCAGGAGTTCGGCGTCCCGTACGAAATGCGAGTGCTTTCGGCCCATCGAACTCCGTGGGATATGGCGTGGTACGGCAAGACGGCCCATTCCCGGGGATTAAAGGTCATCATCGCAGGTGCTGGAGGTGCGGCACACCTCCCGGGAATGCTGGCGGCATTCTCGCCATTACCCGTCATCGGAGTCCCTATCCCGTCACGGCACCTTCAGGGCCAGGATTCTTTGCTCTCGATCGTACAGATGCCAGCAGGAGTCCCTGTTGCAACCGTTGCGATTGGAGCAGGACGGAACGCCGGGCTGCTTGCCATCCAAATCCTTGCGACTGAGCGTCCTGAGCTGATGGAGAAGGTAGTGGCATACCGTCAGCAGTTAGCACGCACTGTGCGGGACAGCAACCGCACGAATCCTGCCTTTACTCCAATTCTGCTACCCCCGAACTGGGACGGAGATCCTCCGCCATGGGAAACGGAGCAGTAGCGAAGGTCCTAAGGACAAAAGCTCCCCAGACCGCGCACTCCTCGTCGACGCCATTCTTCTCCGTCATCCTGTGTACACGCAACAGAGCCCATTTACTCCTTCGCGCCCTCCGCTCCCTCTTACGGCAGCAGTGGCAGCACTGGGAAGCTCTCATCATAGATGATGGCGGAACGGATGTCACCCCATTCCTCGTAGCTCTCTTGGCACAGGAAGACCCGCGCTTCCGCTTCTATCGAACGGCTCATCGCGGTCCTGGGGCTGCACGACACTACGGCATCCTCCGTGCCCGTGGAGAGTTCATCACGTTCCT from Candidatus Kapaibacterium sp. includes:
- the rpsE gene encoding 30S ribosomal protein S5, with amino-acid sequence MGRFIKTPRLRIPTELELKEKLVYVGRTAKVVAGGRRFSFTALVVVGDGKGHVGFGMGKAGEVTDAVAKATEAARKSIIKVQLSGSTIPHEVYAKYKAAKVLLRPAARGTGVIAAGGVRAVLELAGVQDVLTKCLGSTNPHNVVKATLKALMMLEDAHSVARRLGIPVEKLLHSRGRDGSQAQDNAGA
- the rpmD gene encoding 50S ribosomal protein L30, giving the protein MMGVKLKITQVRSIIGANEKQKRTIRALGLGRPNWSVVQPKNPQIEGMIAVVKHLVRVEEVKEGTE
- the rplO gene encoding 50S ribosomal protein L15; translation: MTALHIGSLRPAHGSRKRPKRVGRGVGSGHGRTATRGHKGHKSRSGFSQPPGFEGGQMPLHRRVPKRGFRNPLRMEYQEVNVGRLQELVDQGRLSPGTVVTPELLYELRIIRSRRPVKILGDGELQTALEVHAHHFSATAQQKIMSAGGKVVLHGTVR
- the secY gene encoding preprotein translocase subunit SecY is translated as MARFVETLRNIWHIEELRQRILFTLGVLIVVRIGSHITLPGIDVQALQQVAGLGMDNTLFGLYDLFVGGAFSNAAVFALGIMPYISASIILQLAAVVIPEVQRLQREGEEGRRKINQYTRVLTVFIAALQAWGVSIKLSSMQVPNGGPVVPHPGIGFTLSAIVFMTAGTIFLMWLGEQITERGIGNGISLILFIGIIAALPVAIAQEIQLISVGSRLWVTDIILLALLAGIVTAVVYVTQGIRRIPVQYARRVVGRKVYGGTTQYLPLRVNSAGVMPIVFAQAILFIPATIYTFFPESRLLETLAALFSERSFLYAILYSVMIIFFAYFYTAIVFNPREVADTIKKQGGFIPGIRPGAPTAEYIDRVLTRITLPGALFLAVVAILPVFVHNVLSVPSELASFFGGTSLLIIVGVALDTLQQIESHLLMRHYDGFMKSGRLRGRGVGVVRGY
- the map gene encoding type I methionyl aminopeptidase; this translates as MRSFPAILTSRYQGLEQAAHVLSTVLQQIRKELHPGKSTLELDQLAEELIRSQGAEPAFKGYVVEGRRYHYTLCISIDHEVVHGMPSAERRLQEGQLVSIDCGVRKGSYYADAAFTVGIGSISAEAECLLKVTEEALWLGIEQATPGNRVYDIAAAIQQHVERHNCSVIRELTGHGIGRRLHEAPSIPNFVPTGNLRWRFPNERLRSGQAIAIEPMVAVGLPDVRVAADGWTVYTADGSLAAHFEHTVLVASPPIVLTHW
- the infA gene encoding translation initiation factor IF-1; the protein is MPKEQPIRVDGVVEETLPGTQFVVRLDNGHKVIAHISGKMRLHYIKILPGDRVTLELSPYDLTKGRIIYRYK
- the ykgO gene encoding type B 50S ribosomal protein L36, with the translated sequence MKVQASVKRRSPDDKVVRRKGRIYIINKKNPRFKQRQG
- the rpsM gene encoding 30S ribosomal protein S13 translates to MARIAGVDLPKNKRGFIALTYIYGIGRTRALEVLHRANVDPMKKVMEWTDEEIARLRSVIQDYKVEGQLRSEVQMNIKRLIDIGCYRGLRHRMGLPVRGQRTRTNARTRKGKRKTVAGKKKAVKK
- the rpsK gene encoding 30S ribosomal protein S11, whose protein sequence is MPAPKGKRTKKKTVTDTHGRVYIQATFNNTIVTVTDPYGNVLTWSSGGRVGFRGTKKSTPYAAQLAAERAAKEAYDMGLRKVDVIVKGPGAGRESAIRAVAQAGLEILSIVDATPIPHNGCRPPKRRRV
- a CDS encoding DNA-directed RNA polymerase subunit alpha, which gives rise to MATELLMPERILIDPASTPTHARFILQPLERGYGTTLGNALRRVLLSSIPGAAIVGVRISGVQHEFQTLPGVVEDVMEILLNLKQVRLRMLMPDRPVRVRLNLQGPTEWTAADIQRASSEIEVLNPEHHIATIAEDGKIEAELRIVRGRGYVPSEEIVLEDAPVGMLAIDGLFSPIRQVAFHVEPFRVGRRTDYDKLVLEVRTDGSITAQDAVRQAAQLLQQHLQLFFTIPAVMAPEEEARPAPAEVETTGTAPATALLTTPVEHLGLSARTLNRLLSLGIKTVSELVRWQPQELQRERGIGPRAVEEIQHALELYGLRLGMTPEELEEKAR
- the rplQ gene encoding 50S ribosomal protein L17 is translated as MRHRDKVWKLKRTASHRKALLTHLATALILHKRIVTTEAKAKALRPFVERLITRAKRAVIREQQQQLPEGWTVDLHQRRMVGRFIRDKKAIQELFGAVAPKVIDRPGGYTRIIKLGGYRRGDGSRMAMIELVDWAATETSEAQSSRAS
- the yihA gene encoding ribosome biogenesis GTP-binding protein YihA/YsxC; translated protein: MTGPQRKLARPKAQEPLSRLLPESYGVRVVHARLYACATSVEQLPETSYPEVAFVGRSNVGKSSLLNSLVAQRRLARVSRTPGCTRAAMFYLVENRWLWVDFPGVGYAAVARTQRWSWTQLIRSYLKQRQQLRLVCVLVDCRHDPTPWDMAIMELAENHHRPFVVVLTKCDKVSQAAVLQRKQQLESLLQRCRYVVEVLPTSARTGLGRDALLGIARRYCMEPSLRS
- the purE gene encoding 5-(carboxyamino)imidazole ribonucleotide mutase; this translates as MQTPLVGIVMGSESDLVVMQEAAAVCQEFGVPYEMRVLSAHRTPWDMAWYGKTAHSRGLKVIIAGAGGAAHLPGMLAAFSPLPVIGVPIPSRHLQGQDSLLSIVQMPAGVPVATVAIGAGRNAGLLAIQILATERPELMEKVVAYRQQLARTVRDSNRTNPAFTPILLPPNWDGDPPPWETEQ